The genome window GACGGGCCGGTACGGTCACAGGAAACTACGTAAATGCCATTTTCAGAAGAACGTGCCTGATTGCAGATCACCCATAAGTCGTCATCAGGATATGCCCAACTGCTGGTGACTGCAAGTACATGACAGCCATTCACCGCATAAGTTCTTGCCAGTTCCGGGAAACCAAAATCTGCACAAATCATAATTCCGATCTTCATGCCGTTGAGTTCAAACATTCCAAGCTCTTTTCCCGGTTCAATCGTATCTCTTTCACTGTTGTAAAGATGAATTTTGGCATAGTCCGCGAGGATCTCCCCCTCCGGAGTAAACACCGTCGCCTTGTTATAGATCACGCCGTCTTTGCGTTCCAGTCTTCCGGCCAGGATATTCGTCCCCGTCTTTGCCGCAATGCCCTTCCAGAATTCTACAATTCGTTCGGTGAGCGCCTCATCAAATGTCTCGAGCGGTATTCCGCTTTCCAGACATGCTTCGTGGAAAAGAATCAAATCCACATCCTGTTCATTCTGGGCAACTTTCATCGCCATCCTCTCAACATTCTCCATGTTGGCCTCGATATTGTTCTGGTACACTGTGACCTGAACAGCCGAAACCTTCAATCTTCCATCCATCTTGTTACCTCCCATATGACTCACAGCAATCCCCTGATCCGATACATTTTGTTAATTATTTACAAAAAACCACCGTGATATTTAATTAATTGAGAAAATAATACTATATACGACTTTTATGAACAATATTCGCCGTGCACAAATTTAACGCGCTAAATTGTGCACGGCGAACAAAAGATTTTCATTACTTATTTTTTATTAATCTACATATGTCTCAATTTTTATCGCTAATTGCAACTGAAACAGCACCTGCGGGTCATTCAGATCCATACCTGTTAATTGTTCAATCTGTCTAATTCGGTACGCCAATGTATTTCTGTGTAGGTATAGAATATCCGCTGTTTCCTTTCTTGCGCCCATATTTTCAGTCAATACACGGAGCGTTTCCAAAAGAAAACTTCCTCGATTTCTGTCGTATTCCTTTATCACATAGAGGGTATCCCTGACAAATTTTTGGAAGATCGGCATCTTTGCCATCTCATAGAAGGCTTCCTCCAAATTCATCTCGTCGGTAAAGCATATTTTCATTCGTCCTTTTTTCTTACAGACGATAATTGCAGTTCTGATTTTCCGATAACAACTCTCAAACCCCAGATACCCGTTAATTTCCTTTGATATTCCGGTCGAAATGGTAAATCCGAGAGTTGCCAGGACTTTTTCATGAATCATCTCCAGCGATCTTTTGAGTTCCGCACGTCCCATATTTCCAAAAATAAGGCAATGGAAGCTATCACTCCTGTTTCCTATAAAGATCCGTATATTGTGCTGCTGAAAAATGTCTCTGTGTATCTGAATCACTTCATCTTTGATGGACTGGATCTCGTCCTCATCTTTTCCTCTGATGATCTCCTCAAACCCATCGATATCCGAGACTACCATAAAATGCGGAACAGAAGGCCAGTGGAGACCCTTAGCTCTTCTCTTAGCGTCCTCTTCTGTCAGAATATTATTTCCGATCAGGTCCAGAAAAAAGTTATTATCCTGATGGTATTCCTTTTGTTCATTGATTCCTTTTTTAGAGAATTCCAACGCCAGATGAACCTTGGCCTGTCCCATAGCAATCTCGCTCAACTCATTAAATTGTCCCGGCCGCCCGATTACGTACAGGCCGCCCTCACATTTAGTCTTGACATAAATCTGATGAAACCAAATTTCTTCATCCATGATTTTTACCATAGGCTGATCTTTTTTGCCATCCGACATGCACTGTCTGAGCCGCGAACTCACTGCTAATTCATCAAACTTTCCCCGCTCTATATAGTCGTTAGTCTCCTGCAAATCCTCTGGGAAGAAGCTAATCACATTGTGACGGTCATCTGCCACCACCACCTTGCATTTCAACAGCTCGCCCAGGGACTGCACAATTTCCCGAAATCCGCCGCCATCGATTTGCACAGCCAGGAATTTTTCATTGATTGCTTTATTGAATTCCAGTTTTTGATTCTGGTCATCTACAATTATTTTCATCAAAGGCTCTATAATGTCAATGAACGGGATATCTCCCGGCAATTCAATGATCGGCAGCTGCAGATTTTCCGCCTCTTTTTTTATGGATTCCGTGATACCTCCCAGGAATTTCGTTTTCAGAGCGATTCCCGCAGACTGCTGTTTTGCCAATGCCTGAATGATCTTAAGCAGCATTTCCTCGCTGTCTTTAATCGCGTAAGCCGTCGTCACCAGGAACTCATTTTTTCTGAGCCATGGAATAATGTTCGGCACTTCCATGGAATCCACATACTGAATCTCCCGGTCGAGTCCTGCCTCCCCCGCTATCACACGGCACTGCTGCCACTCTTTTATTTTAAGTACATCTCTGACTGTAATCGACATCTTATCTCTGCCTCCCGCAGCTAAATAAACAAATATGCTCCCGCATTAAACAAATACCCTACCAAAATGATTCCCGCCGAGACAATCGCAATAAATGTCACCAGCAATTTTTTCTTCACGGCTTTGCTGAGCATGATCATAGAGGGCAGGGACAACGTCGTGACCGCCATCATAAAAGAAAGAATGGTTCCAAGCCCGGCGCCCTTTGCCAGAAGGCTCTCCGCCACCGGAATCGTTCCGAAGATATCCGCGTACATCGGTATTCCCACGGCCGTCGCGAGCGGAACCGCATACCATCTGTTCCCCCCGAGAATGCTTTCCACGAACCGGGCCGGAATCAGGTTGTGAATCACCGCGCCGATTCCCACTCCGATGAAAACATAAAGCGCCACCTTTTTAATCGTATTCAGGACCTGATCTCTGCCATACTCCAGCCGGTCGCGCACGGTCAGTTCAGGAAGCGCAGTATCCACATTTGCCGCCTGCCGGATAAATTCCGCCACCTGGTCTTCCATATGCAGCCGTTCGATCAGGCTGCCGCCGGCCACCGCAACGACAAGTCCCACCACCACATAGGCTGCCGCTATTTTCCCTCCGAAAATACTCATGAGCAGCACCAGGGAACCCAGGTCCACCATCGGTGAAGAGATCAGGAAGGAGAAGGTCACGCCCAGAGGCAGGCCCGCACTCGTAAAGCCCATAAAAATCGGGATCGAGGAGCAGGAGCAAAATGGGGTTACCGTCCCAAGCAGCGCGCCGATCAGATTCGCGGTTATCCCGCGAAAACGTCCCAGTATTTTCTTGCTTCTCTCCGGTGGAAAATAACTCTGTATATAGGAAATCAGGAAAATCAGCACGGAAAGCAGTACAAAAATTTTAATAGTATCATAGATAAAAAACTGCAGTACCCCACCCAGTGTTTCGTTCGTGTCGAGCCCTGTACTATTTAACAGGCTGCCGATTCCCTCACGCAGCCAGTGCATTCCCAATATCTGATTTTGAAAAAAATCCCAACCCAGTCTGATTCGTTCCATCTAAACGCACTCCCCCATATGTTACTTTCTGTACATTTGCTTCCGCATATTTTTTCTATAAGTTACTTTCGGCACATCGCTTTCTACATGTTGCCTTCCGTATATTCCCTTGTGTATGTTACTTCCCAAGCAATTTCACCACATCTTTTTTCTTTAGTGTCTTCCCGGCAGAGACCACTTTCCCGTCTATCATGACTGCCGGCGCGCTCATAACGCCAAGTTTCACAATCTCGATCAGGTCTTCCACC of Roseburia hominis contains these proteins:
- a CDS encoding carbon-nitrogen hydrolase family protein, which gives rise to MDGRLKVSAVQVTVYQNNIEANMENVERMAMKVAQNEQDVDLILFHEACLESGIPLETFDEALTERIVEFWKGIAAKTGTNILAGRLERKDGVIYNKATVFTPEGEILADYAKIHLYNSERDTIEPGKELGMFELNGMKIGIMICADFGFPELARTYAVNGCHVLAVTSSWAYPDDDLWVICNQARSSENGIYVVSCDRTGPSSPGVIKVGRSMVCDPDGFILSNLVEKTDTYYVQTLYRDEVEKRHQTMRWLQWLRPELYTNWMNSSWPDADKTNEK
- a CDS encoding PucR family transcriptional regulator ligand-binding domain-containing protein — protein: MSITVRDVLKIKEWQQCRVIAGEAGLDREIQYVDSMEVPNIIPWLRKNEFLVTTAYAIKDSEEMLLKIIQALAKQQSAGIALKTKFLGGITESIKKEAENLQLPIIELPGDIPFIDIIEPLMKIIVDDQNQKLEFNKAINEKFLAVQIDGGGFREIVQSLGELLKCKVVVADDRHNVISFFPEDLQETNDYIERGKFDELAVSSRLRQCMSDGKKDQPMVKIMDEEIWFHQIYVKTKCEGGLYVIGRPGQFNELSEIAMGQAKVHLALEFSKKGINEQKEYHQDNNFFLDLIGNNILTEEDAKRRAKGLHWPSVPHFMVVSDIDGFEEIIRGKDEDEIQSIKDEVIQIHRDIFQQHNIRIFIGNRSDSFHCLIFGNMGRAELKRSLEMIHEKVLATLGFTISTGISKEINGYLGFESCYRKIRTAIIVCKKKGRMKICFTDEMNLEEAFYEMAKMPIFQKFVRDTLYVIKEYDRNRGSFLLETLRVLTENMGARKETADILYLHRNTLAYRIRQIEQLTGMDLNDPQVLFQLQLAIKIETYVD
- a CDS encoding permease, which gives rise to MERIRLGWDFFQNQILGMHWLREGIGSLLNSTGLDTNETLGGVLQFFIYDTIKIFVLLSVLIFLISYIQSYFPPERSKKILGRFRGITANLIGALLGTVTPFCSCSSIPIFMGFTSAGLPLGVTFSFLISSPMVDLGSLVLLMSIFGGKIAAAYVVVGLVVAVAGGSLIERLHMEDQVAEFIRQAANVDTALPELTVRDRLEYGRDQVLNTIKKVALYVFIGVGIGAVIHNLIPARFVESILGGNRWYAVPLATAVGIPMYADIFGTIPVAESLLAKGAGLGTILSFMMAVTTLSLPSMIMLSKAVKKKLLVTFIAIVSAGIILVGYLFNAGAYLFI
- a CDS encoding thioredoxin family protein, which gives rise to MNIKVIGAGCENCGKVYDYVCEAVKELGLDAEIEKVEDLIEIVKLGVMSAPAVMIDGKVVSAGKTLKKKDVVKLLGK